The following DNA comes from Ricinus communis isolate WT05 ecotype wild-type chromosome 10, ASM1957865v1, whole genome shotgun sequence.
AACTGTACTTCTGATAGAATTAGTAAATCCTTCCAAAAAATTTAGAGGTCCATTGAAATCGTGATATATGGTTCCCTAGCAATCAATGATATTGCATCATTCTTGATCAAAAAAGTTACAGTAGCAGTCTAATAATTGAATATCTACTTGACATTATAATTGCTAAgaatattcaataaaattttaatgacattaattagaaatattaaaaaaataaaaagaagaagaagaaataaacgGCATCGTTATGTTAAATAGAATTGAAAGATATATGAATATTGTGTAAGCTCGCTTAACATTTTGACAatgtaaattataatatgtagATCATTATAACAGTTCTTCCCACTGCAAGAACCATAACAAATTAAGATATAAGAccaaataataattgttataataataacCAAGCTTTATTTGGCTATTCAactttcatttatttgttcTGAATTTTCTACAAAGAGAAATTACCATTTCATTGAAAGTAATCACCACACTTGTACACCAGACCCCAGccttagaaagaaaaaaaagaaaaagaaacaccTTCAAAgtgaattaaaagaagaagaggaaaagggagtatttgtttttgttctcGAATCATATATACAACTCCCATTGAAGCTtggctttttatttaaaaggaaaaaaccaAGCTCTAAAGTGACCCTAAAAGGTTTCAAAAAaaggtgtatatatatatgtatatatatatgaaaaaaaaaaaaacgggGATTTGCCATCGTCGGTGGTGGAGGCGGGAGCAGTGGCTGTAGGGTGCAGCAAGCCTGCAACTGATAGTTGACTAGTTcgtttaatatgtatataacacgaaaattttcattttaagtGATTAGGTATGGAAGCGTCTAGAAGAACCAAACATCTGGTCAAGCAGGATGACAATTGCCATAGCAACTGACGTATCCATTTTTGGCCCTATGATAAGGCGGAAAACGTCGACACCGAAGGCTACACCGCCTACGGCCTCTTTTTGTTTGATCTCCGCCACTCTCCTGTGTTTGTCATCATACACCGCGCAGCTCCTTTGTGAGTACGATCCTTCTATTTCATACACAATATTCTTGCTATTACTAGTACTACCGCTGCTGCTGTTGCCGCTCACGTGAGCCAAACTCTTCGTGTTTAGAATTTTCACGTGCTTCCTCACGGAGAAAAGCGGATTTACCGCGGTTTCTCCATCGTAAACCAGCCAGTTATCCCCTAGGCTCAGCCTCTGCATACACACAAATGCACAAGCAAATGATTCagttgaaagaattaataattaagtaattaaatatagagTGAAGTCTTAGTCAGGCTGCTGGTAAATTGGAATTGCTACAAGACTATGATATATACCTTGCGGCGGATGGTGAGGAGAGGCTTGCCGTCAGCGTCCATGAGAACAATCTCACCATTAGCACCGGAGCCGGCCATGTAATTATCGACTCTAAAAACGAGATTACCAGAGCCATCATAAACCGTAAAGCCGTTGCAGTTGAAAAGCAAAGACTTCTTCCAAACGGTCAGCACAATCGCATCCGCCGTATCTAATGACGAAGATTTAAGCTTCTCCACCACGGGCGTAGATGCGGCAGCTATGTTTGGGTATACCTTAGTCATTCCGGGAACTCTAGACGGTACCGTTTCCAGGCTGGAGCAGAGAGAGAAATTGAGGTTGAAACTCCTTTTTCAGTTTAAGGCAAGTTGGTGTGTGTTTAAAAGTGGAGACGCTGTAGGggaatatatatatggagAAAAAGTGGGCCcgagaaaaaggaaattataCCTTAGGCAATACTAACAGACGCGCAATTGAGGCGCACGATAGTATAAGTTAGAAGCCAAGTGCGCCTCTCCGAACATGACGTCAAAGCTTTGAGATAAATACAAAACAGCtgttaattaaatacaaaatctTCTCGTCGGTAAATTgactatatataaatactataatattaattgtatattttattttattgttggaATAAGCACTTAAAATTATAAGTGTttgaaatcaaagaaataCTTTCAATTTggtaaaataatttcttatttaatattatagtgAATGATTGGTCTTGTGCATTATTGCAAAATCCAGGGATAcataattaaacttataaaTGGAGATGCTagatttgatttctttctaattacataaatatatcaacattgtatatagttatttagttaattaatttaccaAGCTTTAACCGTACCAAATAGAATAATTAGATTAACTCTAATAATCAAGAGATAATGATGGGTAGGAAAttgataaagaataaaatgataaaataagaAACCTTGAGccaattttaaataaagcaATCTCAAACTCTATCTTTACTTGTAAggcaatatttatattatgaatTCTTGGTTTGCTcgcttaaaatattaaaaatcaaaaactTATATAATCTTGTGGCTGAGGACCAATTTGTGGTGGAGGAGCAACCAGCTGTCCACTCTTTGCTTAGATATTTTCATGCTTCGACTTTTACAAGGTCTTTAATTAATCACTCACATTCTTAATTGAGATAAtccaataattaattttttaatcagtAAATATGTGATCATAAATTAATCGTATGTGATTGGGTAGGGCGGTTTATATGACTCCTCCGAAGCAATCGAGCCAAGTTCTCATGTTGGATGCTTCTgactttctattttaattatatttttgtttgttatATTATATGGTAAGATATATACACGCACGATCCATTCATTGGTATCATttgaatattattaaaaagctACTCAGTAATAAGCATTTTGGTGTGGTGAGATTGCCTCCAATTTAATTGGTGAAACATTCCCTAgccaatttatttatatatatatatatatatgtatgtaaaatttaactCGATAACCCATCAAAATCTGAAGTCAACATTAAGTGAGAGccgaaataatttttatattaacctaattgCGACcaatcatattataattaatacagATGCAATGTTAAGCTgttattatatgtttatttcaagaaatagaaaataaggTGTGATATCAAACTAAAATTGGGAAACAATTTGCTACTACATGTtcttatatttcataattagtaaaagaaaaattatattttcaatcatATAATTCATCCATatacattaaagaaaaaaaaaaaaaaaaggaaatgttAACATGGAAAATAAAtccatttgattttttaattaagacaATCACTGAAATGTACACATCAAATCAGCTTAGCTCGCATGTatacattttaataaattgaggAATGGAGGAAAAATGAGGATTTTTGACCTATTAGATAAAAATTCAGAATAttgtaagaataaatataGATTTTCTGTTTCCATCTTGAATAGGGAGATGATAGCCTCACAAAGGAAAACAGGTAAGCTAATAAATGACACCTGGCACAGTTAATATCGAAGATACAGatatgtttaaatttattaatatatataaaaaataaaatccaaaagTCATAATCTagaatgttaatttataattaagaagAATAGGAGGGAGGGGGCCTCCGGTTCAGTCCAAGGACCTTCAGCAATAGTGATATCATAGAGGCTATACAAAAATCAGAATAAAGAGGGtggaaattaataaataaaagaaggaTCATTTTGATTCCAATTCATAAGCAATAAGGCAAGAAGGCAAAGACAAAAGTAATAGCTGCGGGCGTGGCGCTTATTACTACAAAAGAAAcgaagaaaatattataattcattttctttgggCGGTAGCCCCAGTCCTCACCACCCACCAAAGGAGGCTGACCAATGATCTTTACAAACACAGTGAAAGCCACTGTTTTTAGCACTGTATTAGCCATTTTGTACATCTACGTTACGTTCGGCTGTTGATAAGATTTTTGTGCTCCTACCTTTAGTCCTCAAGAACCTAATTCTATACTATTTTAGGaaaatctttttctatttttattttaaattattagataattaatatatatttattaatgttaaggtctaaaatatatagattACTGATTTTCATCTATTTTACACATGAAACGTCGTTCATTTGCAGAAAAGATTGAATGgtctataaattatttaagaaagtTAAAAGAGAAGGAACGAGAGTTAACAAGAAAAGAGTGGACAGAGGCGTTGAAAAATGAAGGAAGGGGAGGTGGAGAGATGGCTCATGTTGAAAATGACACCCACCTTTAATACCTTTTTTCCTTAGTGGAATATATGCATATATTGGAAGTGGAAAGAGACCCATTCTTATTCCTTTTGATAATATCCCACCACCACCACATCACAGCCCGAGTCCTCCTCCTCCAtggaaattaagaaaagaaaaggatggaTTCCCATTTCCAAATTTTCCTATAGTTACCAACTCACAATCAAACAAGCAACGCCTTTATCTTCTCTATGAGCCTCTAGTTTCTTTCCATCTTTTTCCtccaaattatattaataatgatgcTTATAATTGGTATTTGGGGGCTCCTTAATCTACTTTTTAAGTATCTTTTCtaaatttctccttttttgtCCGAGTAAAGTTAGTATAAAACGCATGTAGTACAAAACACATGCGCTTGGTAGCAGGCTTAAGCTGGAACAgtgattattgattataatCAATTTTGGTGGATTCTACTTTAGATGGACGGCGAGtcgacaaccccataatagcaTCCAAAGCAATAATAGACTTTGAACAAAAACCCATATCCAAAACATTACTTGAGGAAAATAATTGTAACCACTCCTTTTCTTTCATGGAAAATgctttccttatttttcttcttcgtTGTCTTAAaatgtttgtttgtttgtctGTTACACTTTCAGAAGTTGTTCAGACCAAAATATCTTTATGATTAAGGAAAAAGATTAGGACACACTTAAGAGaagatttttcttgaatttacaagaagaaagaaaggttTTCacaaactaaagaaaaatggaaccATACACTTTCACTCTTTTATCCAAACAAAGggtaaaaggaaaaagaaaaagggttaAAAGTATGAGCTGCAAAATGTCAAAATCTTGAATCAGTGTTGAAGACAGCAAATTTTTCACTGCTTGTATGATGTGACCATCGTccttgatttttttatttttttttatgtctgTTTTTCCTCCAATGGCGGATCTAAACTAATGGACCAACCAAAAGACCCTTAAAAGGTAATAAATGCCTACTTGAGCATAATTCGTTTACAAGTATCTTTTTCAAGTACTTAAGGAAGACAACACATAAAGCATAATACTTTACTATATTCACCCAATTCTTGGTAAATTCACACACCAAGTTCACCCACCTGCTGACACCTTAAAAAGAAGGCATCTTCCCTTGTTCCATCTCCTAGATGTTTCATCCTGGAATTTGCTTGCCATGGCACATAAAAGCATGCAAATTTCAACAAAACAAGACAAAAGACATAGAAGCAGAAAAGAAGGTGGGAAATATAGCACGTGAGCATCTCAATTTTGACTTTTGAAGATGAAATCAGAATCAGCAAGTCTGATACTAAGCATTGATTTTGAGGACTTCACTAACTCATTTTCCATGTGGCGAAAGATCATGCAATAAGATCCTAGAATCAACACACATGTCAGACTGCCATTGCATTAAAAGAGAACTTTGATATCCTCCACAGAACAGTGGCATGTAGTTTTCTGAAAAATGGTCACGCAGCCCCTTTAGCTCTAGAGGTAGAATAGTAAATAGGGGTCTTTCGTATCCAATATGAATACAGCAATCGCCTTAGTCAGTCGCAAAAGGAAATGAAGATATTTTACAATCATCTCTTGAAGAAGATGAGACAGGAAAACGATTGATcttgaaagcaagaagaaaatcTCTGCATACATTCaatgagaaaaagacaatCACGTCTGGATCCAATACtacaagaaatcaaaattcaaGTTCCCAGAGTACCATAAATAAAGAAACGGGAAAatgaaaagcaaaaagaacaagaaagcaggaaaaagagaaagaacaGCTATTGCCAGTCTAAGAAGGAATACTTGCCCCCGCAAAGGAAAGAGGAAATCTGCGGCATCATAAGTTTATTGCACCAAGTAATTAGACAATATAACAATACAAAGACAGAATGGGAAGACtactaaaaagtaaaagtagaTAGTCATAGAGCCTAATACTAGAAATAGGGTTGtgaatttagaaatttaattggtCCTTTGAGGCTGCAGATATCAAAGAAAGCCTGATATCTGCCTATACATATGCCTGATGTCTGAAGAGATTAGGACCTAGATTTGGAGCGGCATCTATGCCTATGCATATGTAGTGTTTAGATCTTTTTTCAATATCGAATAATAATGCTATTGCCCCTCAAATCTTGGGTTAAAGTTTCTATTCAAGCTTTATTGTGATTGCTTTGTAGATTTTTGCATTTTAGGTATGAACCAACTCAACACCAAAATGATGGTTTCAGATTCAAGACATGCTGAGAACATTGAAAAGTTCTACCGAATCATTCAGCTTCTAAAATGATGTCGtataaaacttaattaaaCACACTGAAAAACAATAGTAAAACAAAAACATCACAATAAccataataaaacttaaataaacaaataccGACACCCGGTagacaaaaagaaacatataaaGCCATAAAGCACAAACATCCTTAAAACTAAAAGGATGATAAAATTGATAAGGTTCTAAAGATAAGATCTCTGTAAGCAAGTAGAAGCAACTTTTTGCCCCATCTCTTTTCATTGCCCCTCCAGCTTCTCTATTGTTTACTTACATTAGTTTTTACCTCTAACTGCTAGTAGCGGAGGTTCTAAAATGAGATCTTCGTAAACAAGTAGAAACTGCTGCTTGCCACTTCTGTTTCCTTTGTCCCAACTCCTTTATAGTTCCCCTGCATACTTTTTAGTTCCTAGTGCTAGTAATGGACATATCATCTCTGAAAACCTGACCTACCTAAACCATGTACTTAACAGCCTCCTCAAACCTTGTTTGCCATCACCAAATAATGCATCTTAAACATTTGTGCCagaaccaaaaaagaaaaaggaggagAAAAGGGGGAGTGTGTCAGGAACGGCAGGTGGCAGCACTTGACAGCATTGACAAAAAAAGGAACTTGTGGCGATgagaaaattcaaaaaatcagTGAGAAGAGCTACCCCAAAACTCTCATGAGGAGGTGAGGTGTACTAGTATTATTGACATTCTACTTATGGAGTTTGAAATTAGATAGAATTGAAAGATGAAAAGGAGAAAATTAAACCTAAAATCACCCTCAGTTACCCCCAGCATATAATATCAAGAGGAAGATGTTAggaatatatgaaatgaaaaaaggTAAGACAACTAGTAGCCAATTTGGCATTATGTTGAAAACTGTGTTTCCCATGAAAACTAAAGTCACCAGCTTAAAAAGCAATTTATAGCTTATGTTTAGTTCTTTTCAAGTTTTCTAATGAGTTGAAGTTTGGTAGTAGGGTTGAGTACTATTAGTAATGCATCTATTTTGTGTAGTATGACATACCCTGTTTTAGCATAATCTTATTCTATGTCAATACAATCGTATTTTTTCCCAATTTCTACCCAAACCTGTTTAGAGGATGAATAGGGTTAATGAATTTCTTCTCTAACAATACTTTCTCTCAGACTCAGCATAAAGGTTACCTGGAGTGGAGTTACAAGCACATAGCCTTCTCTCTTGCATTGCAAGGAGAAAATTTTCTTGTCATAAAGAGTGTGTTATGGGAGAACAAAAGGCATATAACCTCTGCCTTACCTTGTAAGGAGGGCAGTATACACAATTCGAGACCATGATGACGTCCAGGTTAAAATGGACCAACTATAATGTTACTCTAGTCCAAGTATTTTGGTCATTAACAAATCCAAACACCCCCgtagaaaattattaaaaaagcaaaaataggCGTATCATTGAGAGCAGATAAGATATATTttcattcaaagaaaaaaagacggCATGAAATACAGAAAATGGCAACACATACTTCCAGTTATCCATGGTAAAGCAACTAGCCATCATATTAGACTACATATCCAAAAAGCAAAATGCAAAtttgaattgaaataattCAACAGCATCAAGGCACATCTATAAGCCAAGTATGACTctcaaaaacaataataaaatcaaaatacacTAGTTCATAATGGATGACTATCGCTAAACAATGCCAAACATTCTTAACTAACTACAGATGAAAATACAAAACTGTAATTCAGAATATGTTCAATTCTTCACAATTCACAAATTAGATTCAAGAAACGAAAAACAAATACCTAAACAAGCTCAATGTAAGCCATTGGCGCATTATCTCCTCTCCTCGGCAAAGTTCTAATAATCCTGGTATACCCACCATTTCTTTCACCATACCTATCTGGGACCTCAGCAAACAAGGCATGAACAATCTgcttttcatatataaaacCAAGAGCTTGTCTTCTCTTGTGCAAAGACCCATCTTTAGCTAAAGTAATCATCTTGTCCACATATTTCCTCATGGCACTAGCTCTAGCTCTAGTTGTTTTGATCCTTCCATGTTTAAGAAGCTGAGTAGTTAGCCCTCTAAGGAGTGCCTTCCTCTGGTCAGGTGGCCTATTGAGCTTAGGAACTCGCCTTCCATGTCTCATACCAAAAACTCTAGACCCATTATCAATTGAAGGGAACCCATTCTCAAAACTAGTATACTCTGCATATTTTTCATATAGACTTTAAGAAGACGCAGTGTTTatggaagagaaaaaaataaacaagaaaaattaaaaagagggAAAAAGAACTGGAACTTTGAAGACTTACCGGAGAATCCAATTGATAGAAGAGAATTTAAAGGTGAAAGACCGGTGAACGAGCGGAGGAGAAGCGGCTGTTGTTGGTGACGGCGGGAGAGAGTAAGAGCACGTGGATGTGGTGACTGGAGTCGCAGTGCGGCggttaaagaagaagaagaagaagaagcagaagaaGGGAGTGATGAGATTAGAGATGACATGTTCCATGTATTGTTGTTGGTACTACAAGCTACAGGCATTGCCATTGCCATTGCCAGATGGTGGAGCTAGTACAGGCAGAGAGGATCAGACGAACAGATGGATAAGATTTAACAGAGGCCGGTAGGAGGTGGAGCAATTTTGGTTTTGTGAGACCTTGGGCCATTCTTGGTTTTGTGGTAATCCAGCCCAAGAGTTCTTTTGTGTTAAGCCTAGTTCagatttcaaattaattgGATTGGGACTCTTTAAAACCTTCCATAAAAGGAAGATGGCACCAAATTTGGGTTTTGGATTTTACGGTAATAATCAATTAGGGTTGGGGGACACAAAATTAATCCGATAGCAATTTGTTGCTTACAAAAGAAACTTATGAGagtttttatgttaattgGTGGACATAAATATAGAGTAGCAACTCTGGAAGGTGGGGAGCCAGAGACATCAAATCTCACAAATACATTTATTTTCAAGATAACTGCAGTACCAGAAGGACCTTTTTTGTTCCCttttgcaaaaataaaaaaataaaaaaa
Coding sequences within:
- the LOC8283035 gene encoding 50S ribosomal protein L17, chloroplastic; this translates as MAMAMPVACSTNNNTWNMSSLISSLPSSASSSSSSLTAALRLQSPHPRALTLSRRHQQQPLLLRSFTGLSPLNSLLSIGFSEYTSFENGFPSIDNGSRVFGMRHGRRVPKLNRPPDQRKALLRGLTTQLLKHGRIKTTRARASAMRKYVDKMITLAKDGSLHKRRQALGFIYEKQIVHALFAEVPDRYGERNGGYTRIIRTLPRRGDNAPMAYIELV
- the LOC8283034 gene encoding protein LURP-one-related 8, whose protein sequence is MTKVYPNIAAASTPVVEKLKSSSLDTADAIVLTVWKKSLLFNCNGFTVYDGSGNLVFRVDNYMAGSGANGEIVLMDADGKPLLTIRRKRLSLGDNWLVYDGETAVNPLFSVRKHVKILNTKSLAHVSGNSSSGSTSNSKNIVYEIEGSYSQRSCAVYDDKHRRVAEIKQKEAVGGVAFGVDVFRLIIGPKMDTSVAMAIVILLDQMFGSSRRFHT